The genomic window CTATGAAATGGAAGGATCTGTTGGATAAAACCCAAAAGGAGAAGCAAATGGGATTCTTAAAAAAATTATTTGGTAATGTTGAAAAAGCGAATAAAGGTGAAATTCCTGTCGAGGAAATTGTTCCACCTTTTACAGTTGATTTAGCAGAAGAAGCAGATGATTATTGGCGACAAATGGAACAAAACCTCTTGATAAATGCTGCAAAAGCTGCTGGTGGTCCTGAGTCGGTAGAACCCGCTTTTGTTCTTACTAATTTCAAGGAAAATCAAGAAACCTTTGAGCTCTTTTATCAGGTAAATGGTCAACTTCTTTCATGGAGAGAGATGGATGCGACTGTTGTTGATAAAATCAGCAATCAACTCCTTCCGCAAGCGGCAGAAGTAGCACGTGCAGTAAATGAGAATTATGAAGAGGCAAATGTACCAGTAATCCAGTACGCTATGCTTCAGTTTGAAACTGCAACCATGGCTTGGTTTGGACGGAAGCTGACAACAGCTTCTCCAGAAGCGCAATTGACTTTTGAAGAATTGGTATCAGGTTGGCACGCTATTTTGGAACAAGAAGTTCCAAATCGTCCTTTAGATAGTGACCGTCCCTTCCCTTACTTTGAAGTTTAAAAATCCAAAATCCTCAGAAAACTTTCAATGGAGTATACTGTTGAGCCTACTCGCTTGATAAGTAACTAATTGAAAGAATCAGTGGGTAAAAATGCAAATTCTGAACAGGAATCCTTTCTGTTCAGAATTTTTTTCAAAAAAGAACCTAATAAATATTCACAAAAATACTTTTATATGGTAAAATAAAACAATTACATTTAGTGGAGATGAAGTATGAATATTTTTAGAACCAAGGATGTTAGTCTGAGACAGACAGAGATGCATCGCCATTTGAAGTTGTGGGATTTGATTCTTCTAGGGATTGGTGCCATGGTGGGGACAGGGATTTTCACCATTACAGGAACAGCAGCGGCTACCCTAGCTGGTCCCTCATTAGTGATTTCCATTGTGATTTCTGCCCTGTGTGTTTCTTTATCAGCCCTCTTTTTCGCAGAATTTGCCTCTCGTGTGCCTGCTACTGGTGGTGCTTATAGTTACCTCTATGCGATTTTAGGAGAATTGCCAGCCTGGATTGCTGGCTGGTTGACCATCATGGAATTCATGACGGCCGTTTCAGGTGTGGCGTCTGGTTGGGCAGCTTACTTTAAGGGCTTGCTCAGTAATTATGGTATCTCGATGCCCCAAGCCTTGAATGGAACCTTTAACCCTGAACAAGGAACCTACATTGATCTTCTACCTATTTTAGTACTGACATTGGTAACGGGATTGGTTTTATTAAATTCCAAGGCAGCTTTGCGATTTAATTCGCTTTTAGTGGTCTTGAAATTCTCAGCTCTTGCCTTATTTATCCTAGTTGGTATTTGGTACATTAAGCCTGAAAATTGGACGAATTTTGCTCCATTTGGTTTTGGTCAACTATATGGTGGAAGTACTGGGATTATGGCGGGTGCATCTTTGATGTTCTTTGGATTTCTCGGATTTGAGTCTATTTCCATGGCAGTTGATGAAATTCAAAGCCCGCAAAAAAATATTCCCCGCGGAATTGTGCTTTCTCTGACAATCGTCACCATTCTCTATGCTTTGGTAACTTTAGTATTGACAGGGATTGTTCACTACAGTAAGCTCAATGTGGACGATGCAGTAGCATTTTCATTACGGAGTATTGGTATCGGCTGGGCGGCCAATTATGTTTCGCTTGTAGCCATTCTAACCCTGATAACCGTATGTATCTCCATGACTTATGCTTTGTCTCGGATGATTTATAGTTTAGCGCGTGATGGACTTTTACCTCAAAGTTTCAAACACTTAAGCAAGACTAGTCGCGTTCCTAAAAATGCAACCCTCTTAACAGGAGTTGCTTCGGCTATTGCTGCAGGAGTGTTTCCTCTAGCTAGTATTGCAGCCTTCTTAAATATCTGTACCTTAGCTTATCTCATTTTGCTAGCCTATGGAATAATAAAACTCAGAAAGGATAAGGGCATGCCAAAAGAGGGAGAGTTTAAAACTCCCTTGGTGCCACTTTTGCCAATTCTTTCCATCCTTATCTGTGTTTCCTTTATGCTTCAATATAGTCTAGATACCTGGATTGCCTTTAGTATTGCTCTTCTAGTTGGTCTAGTCATTTACTTTACTTACGGGTTCCGCCATTCAACCCTCGCAGAAGAAGAATAAAAGCTGGGAATTCCCAGCTTTTTTAATCTTTCACATAAGTAAATCCTTCACCCAGAATTTCATGAGCCTCAGTGATGGTGATAAAGGCTTGAGGATCAATTTTGTGAATCATATCTTTCATTTTAACGATTTCATTTCGACCGACGATACAGTAGATAATTTTTAAATCCTTTTTGCTGTAGTAGCCTTGACCAGATATAAAGGTAACGCCACGTCCGAGTTCATCGTTAATCTCTTTGGCCAATTGATCAGGATATTGGGTAATAATCATAAATCCTTTACCAGCATAACCTCCTTCGCCTATCAAGTCAATAACACGAGCGATGATAAAGTCAAACAAGAGGGTATAGGTAACTAGACGAAGATCCTGGAAGATGATCAAAATCAACATCAGGATGAAAAAGTCAATCCCAAAAAGCAATTTACCAATCGAAATATTGGTGTATTTGTTGAGGATACGGGCAACGATATCAGAGCCACCAGTGGTTCCACCAGCATTAAAGATAATTCCTAAACCAACCCCCAGTAAGACTCCTGAGACTAAAGCGACAATGATGAGATCCCCTTGCAAGTCGATGTGCAAAGGAATGCGCTCAAAGATTGCTAGCCAAACGGAGAGTGAAATAGATCCTAGAAGGCTGGAGTAGAGGGTCTTAGGTCCAAATATCTTCCAAGCCAGGATAAATAAAGGGATATTAATTAAGAGGTTCATCAATGAGACAGGAATCTTAAAGAGATAGTAGGTAATCAAGGTAATACCTGTCGCCCCTCCCTCAAATAAATGATAAGGAACAACAAAGTAGGTAAGACCGAAGGCATAGATAGCAGCTCCAAGAATAATGGTGATAATCGGTTGAAGTTTTCGAATCATAGTTGTTCCTCACTTTTCTATAGATAGATTATACCAAAAATTCAGTTCTTTTCATCGGATCACTTATGATTTTTTATCATTTTTTTGATATAATATAGGAGAAAATCCCAATCCTATCGAGAAGAATAGAAAGATTGAATTATGACACAAGTAAAAATTGTAACGGACTCTTCTGTTACTATCGAACCAGAAGTAGTTAAAGAATTAAATATCACTGTTGTCCCTCTATCAGTTATGATTGATAGCGTGCTTTATTCGGATGCAGATTTGAAAGAGGGAGAATTCCTTCATCTTATGCAACAAAGTAAGAATTTGCCTAAAACAAGCCAGCCCCCTGTGGGAGTGTTTGCTGAGGTCTTTGAAGAACTAAGTAAAGACGGCAGTCAAATTATCGCCATTCACATGTCCCATGCCTTGTCTGGAACTGTGGAAGCTGCTCGACAAGGGGCAAGCCTCTCAACTGCTGATGTAACGGTTATTGATAGTTCCTTTACAGATCAAGCGATGAAGTTCCAAGTTGTTGAAGCCGCAAAACTTGCTAAAGAGGGTAAAGACTTAGAAACGATATTAGCTCATGTAGAGGACGTCAAAAATCATACAGAACTTTATATCGGTATTTCGACGCTAGAAAACTTAGTTAAAGGTGGTCGTATTGGACGTGTGACAGGATTACTAAGCTCACTCTTGAATATTCGTGTAGTAATGCAGATGAAAAACCACGAACTTCAACCAATCGTCAAAGGACGTGGAGCGAAGACTTTCAAAAAGTGGCTTGAGGAATTAACCGATACTCTTTCCCAAAAATCAGTTGCAGAGATTGGCATTTCCTATGCTGGAACGAACGAATGGGCGAATGAGATGAAGGCATTATTGCAACCTTATGTTGAGAAACCAATCTCTGTATTGGAAACTGGCTCTATTATTCAAACTCATACTGGAGAGAATGCTTGGGCGGTTCTAATTCGCTACAATTCCTAAAAAAATAGAGAAAAAATGTTCAAAATAGTGTTTTTGACTTGACCTATAGCCGATTTTAGGATATGATTATATTTGTTAATTAGAAATTATTTGGAGGATTTGTTAACATGGCAAACAAACAAGATTTGATCGCTAAAGTAGCAGAAGCTACAGAATTGACTAAGAAAGATTCAGCAGCAGCAGTTGACGCTGTATTTGCAGCAGTAACTGAATACCTTGCAGCTGGTGAAAAAGTTCAATTGATCGGTTTCGGTAACTTTGAAGTTCGTGAGCGTGCTGCACGTAAAGGTCGCAACCCACAAACTGGTAAAGAAATCAAAATCGCAGCTTCTAAAGTTCCAGCATTCAAAGCTGGTAAAGCTCTTAAAGACGCTGTTAAATAATGAATTTTCAAAAAGCCTATTGTATCAAGCTTTCTAGCTTGGTCAGTAGGCTTTTTTTATTGCTTTGGGGCAAAAAGAAAAAGGTTCCCATGTTTGAGAACCTTCTTTTCATTAGTTTTTAGAAGCAGCTTGGAATTCAGGGTTTTTCCATGCTTCATCAATGATAGCTTGCAATTCTTTAGCAGATGCTTGCATTTTTTGAGTTTCAGCATCGTTCAATGGGATGTTTACTGGACGAACGATACCGTGTGCACCAACAACAGCTGGTTGACCGATAAAGACATTCTTAACACCGTATTGACCTTCTTGGAAGACTGAAAGTGGAAGTACTGCATTTTCGTCATCAAGGATTGCTTTTGTGATACGAGCAAGTGCTACAGCGATACCGTAGTATGTAGCTCCTTTTTTGTTAATGATTGTGTAGGCAGCGTCACGAACACCTTCGAACAATTCAATCAATTCAGATTCTTGAACGTTTTGAGTGTCTTTAAGGAATTCTTCAAGGTTTACACCAGCGATGTTAGCGTGTGACCAAACGGCAAATTCTGAGTCACCGTGTTCACCCATGATGTAAGCGTGAACTGAACGAGCGTCTACATCCAATTTTTCAGCAAGGGCTTGACGGAAACGTGCTGAGTCAAGTGAAGTACCTGAACCGATAACACGTTCTTTAGGGAATCCAGAGAATTTCCAAGTTGAGTAAGTCAAAACGTCAACTGGGTTAGCTGCAACAAGGAAGATACCATCGAAACCTGATTCAACAACTTGTGTTACAATTGATTTGTTGATAGCCAAGTTTTTACCTACAAGGTCAAGACGAGTTTCACCTGGTTTTTGAGGAGCACCTGCAGTGATAACAACAAGGTCAGCGTCTGCACAGTCAGAGTATTGAGCAGCGTAGATTTTTTTAGGTGAAGTGAAGGCAAGGGCGTGGCTAAGGTCAAGCGCATCACCAACAGCTTTTTCGTGTAATTGTGGAATTTCGATAATTCCAAGCTCTTGTGCAATTCCTTGGTTAACAAGTGCGAAAGCGTAAGATGAACCTACGGCACCGTCACCAACAAGGATCACTTTTTTGTGTTGTTTAGTTGAAGTCATTATCTAAACATCTCCTTCATTTTTTTTAGGGGAATCCCCAGACAATTTCATTCTATCACTTTTGAAAAGCTTTGTCACGAATATTCTATTCGGTTATCGATGTAAACGTTTTAGTGGTTTCAGAAGGCTGAAATGAAGGACGAATTATGGTATAATATATCTAATTACTAATAGTGAAATGAGGCATTTATGAATGCAGGATAGAAATTTAGTGAATGTCAATCTGACAAAGGAGATGAAGACCAGCTTTATCGACTACGCCATGAGCGTTATCGTTGCACGGGCCCTTCCTGATGTTCGAGATGGCTTAAAACCTGTTCACCGTCGTATTCTTTATGGAATGAATGAACTAGGTGTTACACCAGACAAACCTCATAAAAAGTCAGCCCGTATTACAGGGGATGTTATGGGTAAATACCACCCACACGGTGATTCCTCAATTTACGAAGCCATGGTTCGTATGGCCCAGTGGTGGAGCTACCGTTACATGCTTGTTGATGGGCATGGAAACTTTGGTTCTATGGACGGGGATGGTGCCGCCGCACAGCGGTACACAGAAGCACGTATGAGCAAGATTGCTCTTGAAATGCTTCGTGATATCAATAAAAACACCGTTGATTTCGTAGATAACTACGATGCTAACGAACGTGAACCCTTGGTTTTGCCGGCTCGTTTTCCAAACCTTTTGGTCAATGGAGCAACGGGTATCGCTGTTGGGATGGCAACCAATATTCCACCTCACAACTTGGGTGAAACCATTGATGCAGTGAAGTTGGTTATGGATAATCCTGAAGTGACGACTAAGGACTTGATGGAAGTCTTGCCTGGTCCAGATTTTCCAACCGGTGCTCTTGTCATGGGGAAATCAGGTATTCATAAGGCTTATGAGACTGGTAAAGGTTCCATTGTCCTTCGTTCTCGTACAGAGATTGAAACCACTAAGACGGGTCGCGAGCGTATCGTGGTAACGGAATTCCCTTATATGGTTAATAAAACCAAGGTACATGAGCATATTGTTCGCTTGGTTCAGGAAAAACGAATTGAGGGCATTACAGCCGTACGTGATGAGTCCAACCGTGAAGGCGTTCGCTTTGTAATCGAAGTTAAACGCGACGCGTCTGCCAACGTTATCCTTAACAACCTCTTCAAGATGACCCAGATGCAAACCAATTTTGGTTTCAACATGTTGGCGATTCAAAATGGTGTGCCAAAAATCTTGTCCCTTCGTCAAATTTTGGATGCTTATATCGAGCACCAAAAAGAAGTGGTTGTTCGCCGTACTCGTTTTGACAAGGAAAAAGCTGAAGCGCGTGCGCACATCTTAGAAGGTCTTTTAATCGCGCTAGACCATA from Streptococcus oralis includes these protein-coding regions:
- a CDS encoding APC family permease; amino-acid sequence: MNIFRTKDVSLRQTEMHRHLKLWDLILLGIGAMVGTGIFTITGTAAATLAGPSLVISIVISALCVSLSALFFAEFASRVPATGGAYSYLYAILGELPAWIAGWLTIMEFMTAVSGVASGWAAYFKGLLSNYGISMPQALNGTFNPEQGTYIDLLPILVLTLVTGLVLLNSKAALRFNSLLVVLKFSALALFILVGIWYIKPENWTNFAPFGFGQLYGGSTGIMAGASLMFFGFLGFESISMAVDEIQSPQKNIPRGIVLSLTIVTILYALVTLVLTGIVHYSKLNVDDAVAFSLRSIGIGWAANYVSLVAILTLITVCISMTYALSRMIYSLARDGLLPQSFKHLSKTSRVPKNATLLTGVASAIAAGVFPLASIAAFLNICTLAYLILLAYGIIKLRKDKGMPKEGEFKTPLVPLLPILSILICVSFMLQYSLDTWIAFSIALLVGLVIYFTYGFRHSTLAEEE
- a CDS encoding L-lactate dehydrogenase encodes the protein MTSTKQHKKVILVGDGAVGSSYAFALVNQGIAQELGIIEIPQLHEKAVGDALDLSHALAFTSPKKIYAAQYSDCADADLVVITAGAPQKPGETRLDLVGKNLAINKSIVTQVVESGFDGIFLVAANPVDVLTYSTWKFSGFPKERVIGSGTSLDSARFRQALAEKLDVDARSVHAYIMGEHGDSEFAVWSHANIAGVNLEEFLKDTQNVQESELIELFEGVRDAAYTIINKKGATYYGIAVALARITKAILDDENAVLPLSVFQEGQYGVKNVFIGQPAVVGAHGIVRPVNIPLNDAETQKMQASAKELQAIIDEAWKNPEFQAASKN
- a CDS encoding YitT family protein; the encoded protein is MIRKLQPIITIILGAAIYAFGLTYFVVPYHLFEGGATGITLITYYLFKIPVSLMNLLINIPLFILAWKIFGPKTLYSSLLGSISLSVWLAIFERIPLHIDLQGDLIIVALVSGVLLGVGLGIIFNAGGTTGGSDIVARILNKYTNISIGKLLFGIDFFILMLILIIFQDLRLVTYTLLFDFIIARVIDLIGEGGYAGKGFMIITQYPDQLAKEINDELGRGVTFISGQGYYSKKDLKIIYCIVGRNEIVKMKDMIHKIDPQAFITITEAHEILGEGFTYVKD
- a CDS encoding DegV family protein, which translates into the protein MTQVKIVTDSSVTIEPEVVKELNITVVPLSVMIDSVLYSDADLKEGEFLHLMQQSKNLPKTSQPPVGVFAEVFEELSKDGSQIIAIHMSHALSGTVEAARQGASLSTADVTVIDSSFTDQAMKFQVVEAAKLAKEGKDLETILAHVEDVKNHTELYIGISTLENLVKGGRIGRVTGLLSSLLNIRVVMQMKNHELQPIVKGRGAKTFKKWLEELTDTLSQKSVAEIGISYAGTNEWANEMKALLQPYVEKPISVLETGSIIQTHTGENAWAVLIRYNS
- a CDS encoding HU family DNA-binding protein, encoding MANKQDLIAKVAEATELTKKDSAAAVDAVFAAVTEYLAAGEKVQLIGFGNFEVRERAARKGRNPQTGKEIKIAASKVPAFKAGKALKDAVK